In Sphingobacterium sp. R2, the genomic stretch TATATCTTCTGATTCTATTGATTTATAGCTTTGTTAGCAGGAAGCTTAGGAATAAATCTTAGGCTTTTTGTTATCCTTTTGTTAAGTTTTCATAGCTTGCTAACCCGGTTTAGTTAAAAACTGTTAACGTTTTATTGACCCTGCCTTCATATAGCATTTGTAATCTTGTACCCATAAATCAAATGCGCTACTTATGAAATTTAAAGCCAACAATGTCTTTTGGTTGTTATGTGCCATCGCAGCAAGCTCACCCGCTGTTCAAGCCAAACCGCTCACACTAACCCCATCGCAATTTACGCATGTACAAAGAATCGTAAAAGGTCGTGTCGTCGACGCCCAAGGACGTGCTGTCGCTGGAGCAACCGTCCAAAATTTGAAGAGTAAAAAATCTGTTCAGTCTGACGAAAAAGGAAATTTTCAGATCGAAGCTGAAATGGGCGATAATCTGAGTGTTTCTTTTATTGGGTATAGCAGACTCGTGCAAACTGTCAGTCAATCCAATGGGCAGATATTTTCCCTACAGACCGATGAAAACACACTGGAAGAGGTGACCATCTCTATCGGATATCAGCGGATCAGAAAGTCGGACGTCACTGGCGCGATCGCTAGCGTTAAGGCCGAGGAACTTAATTTGAGCGCACCAAAATTATCCCAGGCATTGGTTGGTAAAGTAGCAGGTGTACAAGTCATGCAGACAAGTGGTGCCCCATACGATGGCACCAAAATGCGTGTCCGCGGAATGGGATCGATTAACGCTGGTTCGGATCCACTATATGTTATTGATGGTTATCCAGCAGGCAACAATTTAAATATCAACCCCAATGATATTGAGTCTATTGATGTGCTAAAGGATGCTGCTTCTGCAGCCATCTATGGTTCGCGAGGCGCGGGCGGTGTTGTATTGATTACAACCAAGCGTGGTAAGGAAGGTAAAAGTAATGTAGACTACGAAGTATTGGGTGGCTTTGGTCAGCTTTCCAAGAAAATCGATGTTTTAAATTCAGAGCAGTTTATTGATCTCCTGATTGATGGTCGTAACAATTCCTATAAAGACCTTCTGGCTACGAAAGGGATCGCCTGGAGCGACAGTAGACGCTTTGATGATAATAAAACACGTATTGCCAATGTCGGAAATGCCGGCTCAGTAAGTATTCCTGAAGATTACTATGACTTTGCGTCTGGTACAGCAAAAAAAGCGAAATACGATACCGATTGGCAGGATGCTTTATACCGTAATGCACCTTTCCAACGTCACAATCTCTCTACCTATGGCGGTAACGAAAAAAATCGCTATTTCCTAAGTGGATCTTATCAAAATCAGCAGGGTATCATGCTTGGGACGGATCAGAAAGTCTTTAATTTCCGCGCCAATATCGATAGCAAAGTCAGCAAGAGGTTGACCGTTGGCGCTAATGTATCCTTTACGTATAACGACAATAACGAGGTGACGACAGGCCGTTACGATAGAAGTCCGTCTATGGCAGCTCTAATCTATCTGCCGACACTGCCAGTTTATAATGAAGATGGAACCTATGCCAAATACCTGATGGCCGATCTTTCTGCCAATAATTATGGTATCCAGAACCCTGAAAACCCCTTGGCTTATGTCACTGAGATTAAAAATAACCGTCGTGGAAAGCGAGGTTTATACAATGCTTTTGCTGATTTCTCCATTATGGATGGTCTAAATCTCAAAGTAAACGGTGGATTGTCTACTTATGACGAGAAGTATGATTATTTCCGTCCGACAAGTATATCCGATGGAAACAACAAACCGTTTTCACCGCAGGCCATTTCTGCTGCTTATGCAGATGCCAAGACAAAAAATGAATTGGACAAATTGCTGGAAACAACGTTAAACTACAACAAGACCTTTGGTGGGAAGCACCAGGTATCCGCATTGTTAGGTTATTCGGCTCAACGAACAGATTACGATTATCAAGGTGTGAGAGCCAACGGTTTTAATAACAATGCTATAGGAGAAATTACCGACAAGGGAGCCGATCCTTCTAATTTCCAATTGCTAAAAGACGATACGTTCAAACGCATCACAACGCTCCAGTCTTATTTTAGCCGCGTAAACTATAGCTTTGATTCGAAGTATTTCCTTTCAGCTTCCATCCGTACCGATGGTTCATCGCGCTTCGGGCCAAATAATAAATGGGGAACCTTCCCGTCGGTTTCAGGTGGTTGGACGCTCTCCAAGGAGGAGTTTTATACCGATTGGTTAGGACAACAGTCAACGGTCAAACTAAGAGCGAGCTGGGGACGTAGTGGAAATAATAATATTGGTGATTATCGCGCGTTATCCGTTATCAACTCGCCGGCGGGTGTAATCCTTGGCGATAAAGTGGAGACTTCCTATACAGCAGGTGATCTGCTCGATCCAAAATTAGGCTGGGAATCAACCTCGCAATACAACGCTGGTCTCGATCTCGGTTTGTTGAAAGGCCGCCTCAACATTATGACCAATTTCTACCTGAGCCGTTCCTTCAATTTATTATTCAACCAACCACTTTCTGCTGTGTCTGGATCAACAACGATCTTAACCAATCTCCCTAATTCGAAGGTGCAGAATAAAGGTTTTGATTTACAGGTGGATGCTACGCTGATTCGTAAAAATGAATTTGAGCTCGGATTGAGCGGGAATATCAATGTCAACAGAAATAAAGTGCTCGATCTTGGTGGGGCTTCTACAATATTGACAAATGGTGCTGAACGCTCTTACTTAACGCATATTACGCAAGAAGGAAGCCCAATTGGTATGTTCTACGGCTTTAAAG encodes the following:
- a CDS encoding SusC/RagA family TonB-linked outer membrane protein, with protein sequence MKFKANNVFWLLCAIAASSPAVQAKPLTLTPSQFTHVQRIVKGRVVDAQGRAVAGATVQNLKSKKSVQSDEKGNFQIEAEMGDNLSVSFIGYSRLVQTVSQSNGQIFSLQTDENTLEEVTISIGYQRIRKSDVTGAIASVKAEELNLSAPKLSQALVGKVAGVQVMQTSGAPYDGTKMRVRGMGSINAGSDPLYVIDGYPAGNNLNINPNDIESIDVLKDAASAAIYGSRGAGGVVLITTKRGKEGKSNVDYEVLGGFGQLSKKIDVLNSEQFIDLLIDGRNNSYKDLLATKGIAWSDSRRFDDNKTRIANVGNAGSVSIPEDYYDFASGTAKKAKYDTDWQDALYRNAPFQRHNLSTYGGNEKNRYFLSGSYQNQQGIMLGTDQKVFNFRANIDSKVSKRLTVGANVSFTYNDNNEVTTGRYDRSPSMAALIYLPTLPVYNEDGTYAKYLMADLSANNYGIQNPENPLAYVTEIKNNRRGKRGLYNAFADFSIMDGLNLKVNGGLSTYDEKYDYFRPTSISDGNNKPFSPQAISAAYADAKTKNELDKLLETTLNYNKTFGGKHQVSALLGYSAQRTDYDYQGVRANGFNNNAIGEITDKGADPSNFQLLKDDTFKRITTLQSYFSRVNYSFDSKYFLSASIRTDGSSRFGPNNKWGTFPSVSGGWTLSKEEFYTDWLGQQSTVKLRASWGRSGNNNIGDYRALSVINSPAGVILGDKVETSYTAGDLLDPKLGWESTSQYNAGLDLGLLKGRLNIMTNFYLSRSFNLLFNQPLSAVSGSTTILTNLPNSKVQNKGFDLQVDATLIRKNEFELGLSGNINVNRNKVLDLGGASTILTNGAERSYLTHITQEGSPIGMFYGFKVLGVATEENYKTVAPSAASTTPLQPGDLYFEDVDGNGIVNDADKRVIGNPHPNFTYGFALNARYKAFDLRASFNGSQGNKVLDGYDYYLYNMEGSGNQYADVAQRYRSAQNPGNGKVYRASRGGTQSNSTRLSDFYLQDGSFLRMTNIALGYNLPKGLAEKLTLSGLRVYATVDNPFTISKYKGYNPEPDYNQRGNLTPGVDYGLYPLVRSYNLGVKVTF